A window of Oceanispirochaeta sp. genomic DNA:
AAAGAGGGGAATTATTATCCCACAGAATAGAATGGCCAGTGTAAATTTCTTTTTCATATACCTTTTCTCCCTAGGGTGAAACATAATTCATCGGGGATTCCGGGTCAAAGGACAGTTGTTTTTTTTTTACGTTGCGCATCCGAATTTCCCATACTAAAATAAGCATGTTCTCATCACTTCATAAATCCCAGGAGGCTCCAGTGGCTCATCTTATCGTATCCGGCTGTATCGGCTGCGGCTTCTGTCAAAGGATCTGCCCGACCCGGGCCATCTCAGGAGACATGAAAGAACTTCACGTCATCGATGCCGCTCTCTGCATCGACTGCGGCTCCTGCGGGAGGGTTTGTCCTAAAAATGCAGTTCGCACCGAACAGGGAGAGACGGTGTTCAGGCTCAAGAGGTCCGAATGGCTCCAACCCCGGATCATCATCGACAAATGTTATGCCTGTGAGAACTGTGTGGCGGCCTGCCCGGTGGGTGCCCTGGCCATGA
This region includes:
- a CDS encoding 4Fe-4S dicluster domain-containing protein codes for the protein MAHLIVSGCIGCGFCQRICPTRAISGDMKELHVIDAALCIDCGSCGRVCPKNAVRTEQGETVFRLKRSEWLQPRIIIDKCYACENCVAACPVGALAMKDENLPLTDNFAVLAFPEKCISCGWCRDNCQFDVLSLEVPLASH